GGGGCAGCGGCGGACCTGGCTGCCGGCGCTGACCGGCGGGCAGCTGGCCGCGGTGGCCATGAGCGAGGCCGGGGCGGGCAGCGACCTGTCGGCGATGGGCACGGTGATCGAGCGCGACGGGGACGAGGTCGTCGTCACCGGGCGGAAGAAGTGGATCACCGCGGCGGCCTACGCCGACCTCGTGGCGGTCTTCGGCCGGTACGGCGACGGCGCCGCCGTGGTGGTGGTGCCCACGACGGCGCCGGGTGTCCGCGTCGAGCGGGTGCCCGACCCGCTGGGCTGCCGGGCCGCCGGGCACGCCGACGTGGTGCTGGACGGGGTGCGGCTGGACGCGGGCGCGGTGCTGCGCGGGGCCGGGAACCCGGTGTCGCTGCTGGTGACCGCGGCGCTGGCCTACGGGCGGTTCTCCGTGGCGTGGGGTTGCGTCGGCATCCTGCGCGCCTGCCTGGAGGCGGCGGTGGCGCACGCCCGGTCGCGCGAGCAGTTCGGCCGGCCGATCGCCGGGCACCAGTTGGTGGCCGGGCACCTGGCCGAGCTGTACGCGGCCGAGCAGGTCGCCACCCGCGCCTGCGAGCACGCCAGCCGCTGCTGGGACGCGGGGTCGCCGGAGGTGGTGGTGGCCACCGTGCTGGCCAAGCACGTCGGCGCGGAGCACGCCGCGCGCGGCGCCGCCTCGGCCGTGCAGGTGCTGGCCTCCGCCGGCGCCTCGGACGGCCACGTGGTGGCGCGCGCGTACCGGGACGCGAAGCTGATGGAGATCATCGAGGGCAGCAGCGAGATCTGCCGACTGATCCTGGCCGACCACGCCGGTCGCGGGCGATGAGCCCCCGGGTGGCGGCCGAACGGGGGGATGGACCGTGACCGACCGACCGACGCCGGTGAAGTGCCTGGTGTGGGACCTGGACAACACGCTCTGGCGCGGCACCCTGCTGGAGGACGGGCGGGTCGACCTGGTCGAGGGCGTCCGCGAGGTCGTCCTGGCCCTGGACGCCCGCGGCGTCCTGCAGTCCGTGGCCAGCAGGAACGACCACGACCTGGCGTGGGCGAAGCTGGAGGAGCTGGGCCTGGCGGAGTACTTCGTGCTGCCGCACATCAACTGGGGCCGCAAGTCGGACTCGGTGCTGGCGGTGGCCGAGAGGCTGCGGTTCGCGCAGGACACCATCGCCTTCGTCGACGACCAGCCGGCCGAACGCGCCGAGGTCGCCTCGCGCGCGCCCGCGGTGCGGTGCTACCGGGCCGAGGACGCGCTGTCGCTGCCGGACCGGCCCGAGTTCAGCCCCGCCGCGGTCACCGCGGACTCGCGGCGGCGGCGGGAGATGTACCAGGCAGGTTTCCGCCGCGAGGCCGCGCAGGAGGCGTTCACCGGCCCGGACGCCGAGTTCCTGCGCTCGCTGCGGCTGTGGATGCGCATCGAGCGGGCCGACGGGGAGCGGTTGTCGCGCGTGTCGGAGCTGACGCTGCGCACCAGCCAGATGAACGCCACGGGGGTGTACTACTCCGACGCCGACCTGCGGGCCCTGGTGGCCGACCCGCGGCACGAGGTGCTGGTGGTCGGCATGGGCGACCGGTTCGGCCCCCACGGCGCGGTGGGCGTGGTGCTGCTGGAGGTCGGGGCCGGGTACTGGCACCTGAAGCTGCTGGCCACCTCCTGCCGGGTGGTGTCCTTCGGCGCGGGCGGGACGGTCCTGGCCTGGCTGGGCGACCAGGCCGCCCTGGCGGGTGTCCACCTGGTCGCGGACTTCCGCCGCACCGCGCGCAACCGGGTGATGGAGGTGGCCTACCGCTTCGCCGGGTACACCGGGGAGTCCTGCGCCTGCCTGGCGGCCGTCGCACCGGCCGCGGTGGAGGGGGTCGAGCGGCTGCACCTGGTGCCGGCGCGGTGGCAACCGCCCGACACGATCACCCTGACCGCGCCGCCGCTGGCGGTCGAGCGCTCCGCGGTCGGCTGAGCCCCGGTCCGGCGGTGCGGTGGTCGGGCGGGTGCGGCGGGTGGCGGCTAGGGTCGCCGGGTGGACGTGGCGGTGGTGACGGGGGCGGCGCGCGGGTTCGGGCTGGAGATCGCGCGGCGGTTGCGGGGGCGCGGGTTCTCGGTGCTGCTGACCGATGTCGACGACGCGGTGGTGCCGGTGGCGGAGGGCCTGGGCGGGCACGGGGTGGTGGCCGACGTGCGGGACCCGGC
This portion of the Saccharothrix syringae genome encodes:
- a CDS encoding acyl-CoA dehydrogenase family protein, with amino-acid sequence MREPDADGRALVDALVGDRARAWDLAGELPGEVLRELGAQGLLCAQVGPEHGGPGATSLANGEFTAHVGSRCSSLRSVMTSQGMAAWTIERFGDEGQRRTWLPALTGGQLAAVAMSEAGAGSDLSAMGTVIERDGDEVVVTGRKKWITAAAYADLVAVFGRYGDGAAVVVVPTTAPGVRVERVPDPLGCRAAGHADVVLDGVRLDAGAVLRGAGNPVSLLVTAALAYGRFSVAWGCVGILRACLEAAVAHARSREQFGRPIAGHQLVAGHLAELYAAEQVATRACEHASRCWDAGSPEVVVATVLAKHVGAEHAARGAASAVQVLASAGASDGHVVARAYRDAKLMEIIEGSSEICRLILADHAGRGR
- a CDS encoding HAD-IIIC family phosphatase produces the protein MTDRPTPVKCLVWDLDNTLWRGTLLEDGRVDLVEGVREVVLALDARGVLQSVASRNDHDLAWAKLEELGLAEYFVLPHINWGRKSDSVLAVAERLRFAQDTIAFVDDQPAERAEVASRAPAVRCYRAEDALSLPDRPEFSPAAVTADSRRRREMYQAGFRREAAQEAFTGPDAEFLRSLRLWMRIERADGERLSRVSELTLRTSQMNATGVYYSDADLRALVADPRHEVLVVGMGDRFGPHGAVGVVLLEVGAGYWHLKLLATSCRVVSFGAGGTVLAWLGDQAALAGVHLVADFRRTARNRVMEVAYRFAGYTGESCACLAAVAPAAVEGVERLHLVPARWQPPDTITLTAPPLAVERSAVG